One genomic region from Amia ocellicauda isolate fAmiCal2 chromosome 4, fAmiCal2.hap1, whole genome shotgun sequence encodes:
- the ctr9 gene encoding RNA polymerase-associated protein CTR9 homolog translates to MSRGSIEIPLRDTDEVIELDFDQLPEGDEVISILKQEHTQLHIWIALALEYYKQGKTEDFVKLLEAARIDGNLDYRDHEKDQMTCLDTLAAYYVQQARKEKNKDAKKELITQATLLYTMADKIIMYDQNHLLGRACFCLLEGDKMDQADAQFHFVLNQSTNNIPALLGKACISFNKKDYRGALAYYKKALRTNPGCPAEVRLGMGHCFVKLSKLEKARLAFSRALELNSKCVGALVGLAVLELNNKEADSIKNGVQLLSRAYTIDPSNPMVLNHLANHFFFKKDYSKVQHLALHAFHNTEVEAMQAESCYQLARSFHVQEDYDQAFQYYYQATQFASSTFVLPFFGLGQMYVYRRDKENAAQCFEKVLKAYPNNYETMKILGSLYAASDDQEKRDIAKGHLKKVTEQYPDDVEAWIELAQILEQTDIQGALSAYGTATRILQEKVQADVPPEILNNLGALHFRLGNLGEAKKYFLASLERAKAEGEHDEHYYNAISVTTSYNLARLYEAMCEFHEAEKLYKNILREHPNYVDCYLRLGAMARDKGNFYEASDWFKEALQINQDHPDAWSLIGNLHLAKQEWGPGQKKFERILKQPSTQNDTYSMLALGNVWLQTLHQPTRDREKEKRHQDRALAIYKQVLRNDSKNLYAANGIGAVLAHKGYFREARDVFAQVREATAEISDVWLNLAHIYVEQKQYISAVQMYENCLKKFYKHQNTEVLLYLARALFKCGKLQECKQTLLKARHVAPNDTVLMFNVALVLQRLATLVLKDEKSNLKAVLSAVKELELAHRYFSYLSKAGDKMRFDLALASTEARQCSDLLSQAQYHVARARKQDEEEKELRAKQEMERETLKQQLLKEQEEKRNKEVEEQKKLLEQRAQYVEKTKNLLTFAEGGKEAAKEKKKSGGGRRKKGADFDEFVNDDSDEDLPVPRKKKRRKGGSGSEQEEEGEDDERKPKKKRRRPQKGGDDGSDDDEGASRPKKQRKPRERKRIEKSKPERMPPSLKGKIKSKAIISSSDSSDEDGLKIAEDRNPRDSGSDDDDGDQSHRKRIASESESGEDRNKSGSEAGSPRRSAISGSDDSGSDRPVRKRRPQPQSDSDQSDNESQRSRKSRSGESEDESRQASPVADSDRDSDRGSENEGSARASGNESPPRSRNQVSDHSSEDSD, encoded by the exons ATGTCTCGGGGTTCCATTGAAATCCCTCTTCGCGACACCGACGAG GTCATTGAGCTTGACTTTGATCAGCTGCCAGAAGGAGATGAAGTTATTAGTATCCTCAAGCAAGAGCACACTCAGCTGCACATATGGATTGCGCTGGCT CTGGAATATTACAAGCAAGGGAAGACCGAGGACTTTGTCAAGCTACTGGAAGCTGCTCGTATAGATGGCAACTTGGACTACAGAGACCATGAGAAAGACCAGATGACCTGCCTAGACACACTGGCAGCTTACTATGTGCAGCAGGCCAGGAAAGAGAAGAACAAAGATGCCAAGAAGGAACTCATCACCCAGGCCACCTTACTGTACACCATGGCAGACAAAATCATCATGTATGACCAG AACCACTTGTTGGGGAGAGCCTGTTTCTGTCTTCTGGAAGGAGATAAAATGGATCAGGCTGATGCCCAGTTCCACTTTGTCCTGAACCAGTCAACAAACAATATCCCTGCTCTTCTGG gTAAGGCCTGCATCTCCTTCAACAAGAAAGATTATAGAGGAGCCTTGGCATACTATAAGAAGGCACTGCGCACCAACCCTGGTTGTCCAG CTGAAGTGCGACTGGGCATGGGCCACTGCTTTGTGAAACTCAGCAAGCTGGAGAAAGCACGCCTGGCTTTCAGCCGGGCTCTGGAGCTCAACTCCAAGTGTGTGGGCGCCTTGGTCGGCCTAGCTGTGCTGGAACTCAACAACAAGGAGGCAGATTCCATCAAGAACGGAGTGCAGCTCCTCTCCCGAGCGTACACCATCGACCCCAGCAACCCTATGGTTTTGAATCACTTAGCCAATCACTTCTTCTTCAAAAAG GACTACAGTAAAGTGCAGCACTTGGCTCTTCATGCATTTCACAACACTGAAGTGGAGGCCATGCAGGCTGAGAGCTGCTACCAGTTGGCACGATCTTTCCATGTGCAG GAAGACTACGACCAAGCTTTCCAGTACTACTACCAGGCTACTCAGTTTGCCTCATCCACCTTCGTGCTACCCTTCTTTGGCTTGGGGCAGATGTATGTGTACCGGAGGGATAAGGAGAATGCAGCCCAGTGCTTTGAAAAGGTTTTGAAGGCGTATCCCAACAACTACGAGACCATGAAGATCCTCGGGTCTCTCTATGCTGCTTCGGACGATCAGGAGAAGAGAGATATTGCGAAA GGACATCTGAAGAAAGTCACAGAGCAGTACCCTGATGACGTGGAAGCCTGGATTGAGTTGGCACAAATTCTCGAACAGACAGATATACAG GGGGCTCTGTCAGCGTATGGAACAGCCACACGGATCTTGCAGGAGAAGGTGCAGGCCGACGTGCCTCCGGAGATCCTCAACAACCTGGGTGCTCTGCACTTCAGACTGGGGAACCTGGGAGAGGCCAAG AAATACTTCTTGGCTTCTCTGGAGCGGGCCAAAGCTGAAGGGGAGCACGATGAGCATTACTACAATGCCATCTCTGTCACTACCTCCTATAACCTGGCCAGGCTGTACGAGGCCATGTGCGAGTTCCACGAAGCCGAGAAGCTCTACAAGAACATCTTGAGGGAACATCCCAACTATGTGGACT GTTACTTGCGTCTGGGAGCCATGGCGAGGGACAAAGGAAACTTCTATGAAGCTTCTGATTGGTTCAAAGAAGCCCTGCAGATTAACCAG gatcATCCAGATGCATGGTCCCTCATTGGAAACCTTCACTTGGCCAAGCAGGAGTGGGGGCCTGGTCAGAAGAAGTTTGAGAGGATCCTGAAACAGCCGTCCACCCAGAACGACACCTACTCCATGCTGGCTCTGGGTAACGTGTGGTTGCAGACTCTTCACCAGCCAACCAGAGACCGGGAGAAG GAAAAGCGTCATCAGGACCGGGCCTTGGCCATTTATAAGCAGGTGCTGCGAAATGATTCCAAGAATCTTTATGCTGCTAATGGAATAG GAGCTGTTCTGGCACACAAGGGGTATTTCCGAGAGGCCCGGGATGTGTTCGCCCAGGTGAGAGAGGCCACTGCGGAGATCAGCGATGTCTGGTTAAACCTGGCCCACATCTACGTGGAACAAAAGCAGTACATCAGCGCTGTGCAGATG TATGAAAACTGCCTGAAGAAGTTCTACAAACACCAGAACACTGAGGTTCTGCTGTACTTGGCTCGAGCCCTGTTTAAATGTGGGAAGCTGCAAGAATGCAAACAGACTTTACTGAAG GCGCGCCATGTGGCTCCCAACGACACCGTCCTGATGTTTAACGTGGCGCTGGTGCTGCAGAGACTGGCCACGCTGGTGCTGAAGGACGAGAAGAGCAACCTGAAGGCTGTGCTCAGTGCAGTGAAAGAGCTGGAGCTCGCCCACCG atacTTTAGTTACCTCAGCAAAGCTGGAGACAAGATGCGGTTTGACCTGGCGCTGGCATCCACTGAAGCTAG GCAATGCTCAGACTTGCTCAGCCAGGCGCAGTACCATGTGGCCCGTGCCCGAAAGCAGGACGAAGAGGAGAAGGAGCTGCGAGCCAAAcaggagatggagagggagacgCTCAAACAGCAACTCCTCAAGGAGCAG GAAGAGAAGAGAAACAAAGAGGTGGAGGAGCAGAAGAAACTGCTCGAGCAGAGAGCTCAGTATGTGGAGAAGACCAAGAACCTGCTGACGTTTgccgagggagggaaggaggctgcaaaggagaagaagaagagtgGAGGTGGCAGG CGCAAGAAAGGAGCAGACTTTGACGAGTTTGTTAATGACGACTCGGACGAGGACCTGCCTGTGCCcaggaagaagaagagaagGAAGGGAGGCAGTGGGAGCGAACAGGAAGAGGAGGGCGAAGATGACGAGAGGAAACCCAAGAAAAAGAGGAGGAG ACCCCAGAAAGGAGGTGATGACGGCAGTGACGATGATGAAGGCGCTTCACGGCCTAAGAAACAGCGCAAACCCCGAGAACGCAAGAGGATTGAGAAG TCCAAGCCGGAACGGATGCCGCCATCTCTGAAAGGGAAGATCAAGTCAAAGGCCATCATCTCGTCCTCTGATTCTTCAGATGAGGATGGACTTAAAATTGCTGAAGACCG AAACCCGAGGGACAGCGGCTCCGACGACGACGACGGTGATCAAAGCCACAGAAAACGCATCGCGTCCGAGAGCGAGTCCGGCGAAGACCGGAACAAGTCCGGCAGCGAGGCTGGGAGCCCCCGCCGCTCCGCCATCTCTGGCAGCGACGACTCCGGCAGCGACCGTCcagtgaggaagaggaggccgCAGCCGCAGTCCGACTCCGATCAGTCCGACAATGAGTCGCAGCGCTCCAGGAAGAGCCGCTCGGGGGAATCGGAGGACGAGTCCCGGCAGGCCTCTCCCGTCGCCGACTCGGACCGGGACTCGGATAGAGGCTCTGAGAATGAGGGCTCTGCCCGGGCGTCAGGGAATGAATCCCCTCCCCGATCCCGCAACCAGGTGTCCGACCACAGCTCCGAGGACAGCGACTAG
- the LOC136748931 gene encoding uncharacterized protein LOC136748931 — protein sequence MSFLPCSGGVSDLHCFVCVGNSAREVNSRRQAVCAEEARERSERAQREAERERRLAEHDGQEKSAECLTWREKHQALADILKTQEDLKSQRQNKGCQVNIKSYFLCVTENDQKIKILKNQDGSPRNFMEGEPAYISTPETGSEEPGRSTER from the exons ATGAGTTTCCTGCCATGCAGTGGAG GAGTCTCTGATCTGCAttgctttgtgtgtgttggCAACTCCGCTAGGGAGGTGAACTCCAGGCGCCAGGCAGTGTGTGCGGAGGAGGCGAGGGAGAGATCCGAGAGAGCGCAGCGCGAGGCTGAGCGAGAGAGGAGGCTGGCCGAACATGACGGGCAGGAGAAGAGCGCCGAGTGTCTgacatggagagagaagcacCAGGCCCTGGCAGATATCCTCAAGACCCAAGAGGACTTAAAGTCCCAGAGACAGAATAAAGGA TGTCAAGTGAACATCAAAAGCTATTTCTtgtgtgtgacagagaatgACCAGAAAATTAAGATCCTGAAAAATCAAGACGGGAGTCCAAGGAATTTCATG GAGGGAGAGCCAGCATATATTTCTACACCTGAAACAGGAAGTGAAGAGCCAGGGAGAAGCACAGAGAGGTAA